The genomic stretch TTAGAAACCGCAGAAGCGCAGCAGGGTTTTAGTATTGCTATCTTGATGGCATTTGTTGGTATCACTATTCTCCTCTTGTTATTGTTTGATCGCATTACCGAAACACTCATGGTGTTAACTGTGGTGCCATTTGGGATTGCGGGCGCCTTGTTTATTTTGTTTGTACATAATCAGGTTCTAAGCTTTTTTTCGATTATCGGTATGATTGCCTTAATCGGCATTATGGTGAATAACAGCTTGGTATTGATTTGGCACTTTCGTGCAACAATTGCGGAGCTGGATAAGGGTAATGTCATGGCCTTTATTGTGGCTGGTACGAAAAGCCGTGTTCGTCCGATCTTATTAACGACAGTGACGACAGTGGTTGGTTTAGTGCCCTTAGCTTACGGCCTCGGTGGTTATGACAATTTCATGTCACCAATGGCCTTAGTGGTTGGTTGGGGGTGTATTATTTCAATGTTAGTCACTTTAATCATTATTCCGGCATTATACGCCTATGTTCTTGAATGGAAAATTCGTTATGAGCGTGAACTTTAATGCCTATTATAGCGATATTAGGTAGCGCATAATTCTGTCTTAAAGCCCGTTTTTATTTATTCATAAAAACGGGCTGACTTTATTGATCTGGATTAAATCTTTGTGATAATTATTATCATTTAGACTTGTACTCCCTGCATGATTCTTATAGACTCCATTCCATAATGTAAACAATTCGTATTTAGAGGTAAGGATGAAAAAGGGAATATTTGGTTTATCTGCTTTGGCACTAACAACATCACTTATGAGCGTAACGGCTTTTGCAAGTGAAGAAGTTAATATTTATTCAAATCGCCAAGCGAATTTGCTTAATCCGATCCTTGAACAATACACTAAAGATACTGGTGTAAAGGTGAATATTGTATTTGCTAAGAAAGGACTTGCAGATAGAATGAAACGTGAAGGTCGCTTATCAAAAGCCGATCTATTACTTACAACGGATATTAGCCGCTTAGTTGAAGCTGTTGATTTCGGTGTGACACAGCCTGTATCAAGCGACGTATTAGAAGATAACATTCCAGCGCAATATCGTGACCCTGATGGCGAATGGTTTGCACTGACATCACGTGTTCGTAATATTTACACATCACGTGAAGTATATGGCGACGTTGCTAACATCACTTATGAAGAACTTGCAGACCCTAAATATAAAGGTCAAATCTGTACTCGTTCAGGTAAACACCCATACAATGTAGCACTTATCTCATCAATGATTTCACATCACGGTGAAGCTGAAGCGAAAGTATGGTTAGAAGGTCTTAAAGCTAACTTAGCGCGTAAACCACAAGGTAACGATCGTGCTCAAGTTAAAGCAATTAAAGAAGGCGTTTGTAGCGTTGCACTTGGTAACAGCTATTACTTAGGTAAAATGCTGAAAGATCCAAAGCAAGTTGCTTGGGCTGAAGCGGTTAACATTAACTTCCCTAACCAAGAAAACCACGGCGCGCACGTGAATGTTTCTGGTATGGTATTAGCGAAATATGCACCGAATAAAGGTAATGCAGTTAAGCTAATGGAATACCTATCTGGCGCGAAAGCACAAGAAATGTATGCTGAAGTTAACATGGAATACCCTGTTAAAGCCGGTATTAAAGCATCTGAGCTAGTTTCATCTTGGGGCGAGTTCAATGCGGACTATATGCCAGTAGCTGAGATTGCAAAACATCGTAAAGCTGCACTAAGACTACTTGATGAAGTTAAGTTCGACTTGTAGAATGCATAAACCCCTAAATTGTTAGGGGTTAACAGTTGATATTACGACTTAATGAGTTGTTAATAGACTGATTTAAAGGTTGGTAAAGTTACTTTGTAACTCGCCAACCTTTTCGCGTATCTAAACAGGAGTTATTTTTCCGTCCATGAATCATAAGTTAGCCTTTTCTTGGCATTCTAGTAGTTGGTTTATTGCGATCATGTTAGCGCTACCTATTGCAGCTTTGTTTTATCAAGCTATAGGCCCCAGTGCAGATGTTTTTCAACATCTTCTTGATACCGTGCTCCTCGATTATGTACAAAATACCCTTATTCTTGTTTTTCTCGTTTGTTTAATTAGCTGTATTATCGCGTTACCAGCTGCTTGGCTTATCGCTATGTGTGATTTCCCCGGGCGCAAAAGCTTACAGTGGGCATTGATGTTACCGATGGCAATGCCTGCGTATATCGTCGCTTATATTTATACGGATATGTTTGATTATGCAGGTCCGGTGCAAATTGCTTTACGGGGTGTATTTGGTTGGGAACATGCCAATGATTATTGGTTCTTTGATATCCGTACTATTCCCGGCGCCGCAACGGTTTTAGCCTTGGTGTTATACCCTTATTTGTATTTGTTAGCCCGCACCTCATTCCTCGAGCAATCAACCAGTCTTATTCAAGCCAGCCGTATGTTGGGTAGTTCACCACTGTCGAGCTGTTTACGCGTATCGCTGCCGCTTGCTCGCCCTGCTATTGCTGTGGGTTTATCGTTAGTGGCGATGGAAACCGTGGCTGATTTTGCCACGGTCAATTACTTTGCTGTCAATACCTTAACCACCGCTGTCTACGATACTTGGATTGGCTATGGTAGTTTAACTGCCGCGGCGCAATTATCGGTGATGACTCTATCTGTTGTTTTATTGTTTGTCGGTTTAGAGCGTTTCGCCCGTCGTAAACAGCAAGTATTTCAAAAGAGCATGCTGCATGAACAAGAAGTGCGTTATCAGTTAACTGGCGCGGCAAAAGTATTTGCAATGATGTGGTGTTGGTTATTGGTGTTCGCTGGTTTCTTACTGCCGTTTGCAGTATTAGTGAATTATGCTTGGCATTATTTTGCCGAATCTTGGACTGAAGAATTTTTTCAATACAGTGCTAATAGCTTGATCTTGGCCGTTATTGTGGCGAGTTTAGCGGTTTTCTGCGCTGTATTACTGGGTTTATACCGCCGTTTAGTGGGTACTAAATACGCGACAATTCCTGCTCGTATTAGTACCATGGGTTATGCATTACCTGGCACTGTATTGGCGATTGGTATTATTATTCCCTTGACCTCAGCTGACTTTCTACTCAATGACATCACTGAATTGTTATGGGATTGGACGCCTGGTTTAGTCTTTACCGGCACTACCTTTGCACTTATTTTTGCGTATCTGATTCGTTTTTCGGCGATAGCCGTTGGTTCGATAGAAAGCAGTATTGACAAGATATCACCGTCGTTGGATATGGTGACGCGTACACTGGGGCACAGCCCGAATAGTATGATCCGTAAAGTGCATATACCCCTGATCCGTAAAGGCATATTGGCTGGATTTTTATTGGTGTTTATTGAATCAATGAAAGAGTTGCCAACGGCCTTGTTATTACGTCCGTTTAACTATGAAACATTGGCTACTTACGTATTCCAATTTGCGTCTGATGAAATGTTAGAGCAGGCGGCGTTAGCGGCGATTGTGATCGTGTTAGTTGGTTTGATCCCGCTTATTTTCTTAAACCGTTCTTTGGAGCAACAGCACTGATGACGACATCTTCTTCACTTGCTTTACGTATTTCAGATCTACATTGTAGTTATGCTGGCGTTGATATTTTAACGGGATTGGATCTCGAGTTAGGCAAAAATGAAATCTTGTGCCTGTTAGGGCCAAGCGGCTGTGGTAAAACCACGACATTGAAATTGATTGCTGGATTATTACCGCCAACGCAAGGCAGCATCGAAATTAATGGCGAGGTGGTTGATAATGCCGAGCTAAACCTCGCGCCTGAAAAGCGTAAAGTCGGCATAATATTTCAGGATTATGCATTATTTCCACACTTGACCGTGACAGATAATGTCTTGTTTAGCCAATACAAACAAAGCAAGGTTAAGCAAAAAGAGACGTTAGACTACGTACTTAAATTAGTTAATTTGACCGAGTTCGCTGATCGCTACCCACATCAGTTATCGGGTGGTCAACAGCAACGTGTGGCGATTGCCCGTGCGTTAGCTAGTTCTCCAGAGTTGTTATTATTGGATGAACCTTTTTCTAATATTGATAGCCAAGTACGTCATCACTTGATTGAAGAAATGCGCGATTTGCTTAAGTCACATAACATGAGCGCGATCTTTGTTACTCATAGTAAAGAAGAGGCGTTTGCTTTTGCTGATCGTTTAGCTGTTTTCCATCAAGGTAAAATTGAGCAATTAGGTACGCCAAGCGAGTTATATAACCAACCAGCTACACGCTTTGTGGCTGATTTTTTAGGTAAAGTAAATTACTTAGATGCAGTGGTATTGGATGCGCATAGTGTGCAAACGGCATTGGGTGTGATCAGCAGTAAAAAAGCATTAACGGTAGCGGTCGGTGAGCAAAAATTGTTAGCAATACGCCCACAGCAATTACAGTTACAAGTTGTGAAGCAGGGTATCGCGACGATTAGCCAACAACAATTCTTAGGCATGACGACGCATTGTACGATCTGTTTAACGGATACAGCGTTGGCTGACGGTTGTTTAGAATTATCGGTATCGATGCAGCAACCTATGCAGGTTGGCGATATGGTCAATGTTACGGTGGTCGAACATGATTTGGTGTTGTTTGAGCGTGAGTAGCTGCTAAACATCTTTAACTGTTAATGATTTATAAAGAAACATGTTTGGCGTGATAAACATCAGCGCCAAACATGTGATTCAGCTTCGCATGGTTTGTGCTAACTGCTAGATATATTCGAACAGCTCTTTTACTGCGCTATCTACTTCTGCAATAATACTGGTGCTTGTAGGGGTAATGAAAATAGTATCATCCCCTGCAATGGTACCTAAAATACCTTCAGTACGGCCTAATGAATCCAATAAACGTGCGATTAATTGCGCCGAACCTGGGCTGGTTTGGATCACAATCAAGCATTCATTATGGCTAATATCTAATACTAAGCTTTTTAACTGGCTGCTAATGGTTGGTACGCCTAATTCTGCTGGCAGGCAGTACACCATTTCATCTTTCGCATTGCGCGTGCGCACAGCACCAAACTTGCTGAGCATGCGTGATACTTTAGATTGGTTTACACTATCAAACCCTTGGTCTTTAAGCGCATCAACAATTTCACTTTGTGATCCTAGGTGCTCTTCTTTCAGTAGACCTTTAAATGCTTTTACTAACTGATCTTGTTTTTCACTCATATTTTTTACCATGTCAGTTGATTCATCTATAATTCAAGCTGCTAATACGCAATTCAATGTGATTTTATAATAAAAACCAAGCTAACTTTATAGCTGTTTTATAAAATAGGTGACTAAATCACTCATGTGAATAGCAAATGAACTTGAGTCACGATGAACTGAATAATTATGCATATGATACCAGTAGGGTATATTTTATCTAGCTTATTTGGCTAATTCGGTGTTTTTGCATAAAAACCGAATTAAAGTGAATATATATGTTGATTTTGAAGTTTATTCGGTTATTATAATCGCATCTAGTGCAATTATATTCAGTTATCATTATGAGCATCGAACTAAAAAACATCTGTAAATCTTGGGGTCAACTTGATGTGTTACAAAACATTGACCTTAAATGTGCCAAAGGCGAGACCTTAGTACTGCTTGGTCCAAGTGGTGCAGGTAAGAGTTCGTTACTACGTGTCCTTAATTTATTGGATACGCCAGATAATGGTGAAATAACGATTGCAGGTGAAACATTTGATTTTTCTGCTAAGTTAAGTGATAAAAAACTGACTAAGCGTAGCCAGATGCTAAGACAGAAAGTGGGTATGGTTTTTCAACAATATAACCTATGGCCACATATGTCTGTGATGGATAACTTAATTGAAGCACCAGTTAAAATTTTAAAGCAAACAAAACAACACGCTCGTGAAGAGGCCATGAAGATCCTTGAGCAATTACAACTAGCGGATAAAGCCGATGTATTTCCATTAGCCTTATCTGGTGGTCAACAGCAACGCGTCGCGATTGCACGTGCTTTAATGATGAAACCAGAAGTATTGTTATTTGATGAGCCTACTGCGGCGTTAGATCCAGAGGTCACCAATCAAGTAGCGGCAATCATTAAATCACTGGCAATTACCGGTATTACTCAAGTTGTTGTTACGCACGAAGTGGACTTCGCGCGTAAAGTCGCTAGTCAGGTCTGTTATCTTGAAGGCGGTGAAATTGTTGAATTTGGTGGTGCTGAGCACTTCCAGCAACCGCAAACACCACAATTTACAAACTACTTGAAGCATTAATTTATTAAAATTTAAATTGTTAGCTTATTTAAAACATGAGCTTATTTAAACATTAGGAACAGGTCGTACCAAATGAAAAAACTACTAACAGCATTAATTCTAACGTCAGCAGCAGCGCAAGTAACTGCAGCAGAACAAATAAAATTCGTTACAGAAGCGACATATCCTCCGTTTGAAATGATGGATGAAAACAATGAATTTCAAGGGTTTGACATTGATATCGCTCGCGCAGTTTGTATTGAATTAAAAGCAGAATGTAGTTTTGCTAACCAATCATTTGATAGCCTTATTCCCAGCCTGAAATTCCGTCGTTATGATGCGGCTATTGCGGCTATGGACGTAACGCCAGCACGTCAAAAGCAAGTTGATTTTTCTGATATCTATTATGAAAACTCAGCGGTGCTTGTTGCTGAGAAAGGCAAATATAATGTTGTTGCTGATTTATCAGGTAAAGCAGTCGGTGTACAAAATGGTACATCTCACCAGGCTTACATGACTGACACATATGCGGATGAAAAAGTATTGTTACTTAACTTTCCATCATACCAAAAAGCATTTCTAGACCTTAAAAATGGTCGTATCAATGGTGTTTTCGCTGATTCTGCAGTAGCGCATGATTGGCTGAGCAAGCATAGCGATGGTAACTACGAAACAGTTGGTAAAGCCGTGACTGATGCACAATACTTTGGTGCTGGTTTTGCTATTGCAGTACGTAAGGATAACGCCGAGTTATTGACTAAACTGAACAGCGGTTTGAAAGCAATTAAAGCGAATGGCACTTACGATAAAATTTACGCAAAATACTTTGCTAAATAAGAGATAACAGTGTTTAATCTCGGCCTGAGTTACGGTGTAATATCAGGGCATAATAGCCAAGTTATTGTGGTAACGAGATAATTCATTTTAAAGTGCCTTTTAGGGGCACTTTTTGTTTTTACGTCCGGAGTTTTTATGGATCTTTTGCAGCTTCAATTATTATTGGATGCAACAAAAATCACCCTTGGCCTTGCACTGACATCCCTGTTGGTTGGCTTGGTTCTCGCTATTTTATTCTGTGTTGCAGAAATGCAAAAGAACCCCCTTATTGCGAAACCTGTTAGCTTGTTTGTCACTATTTTACGTGGTTTACCTGAGATCTTGATTGTCTTCTTTGTGTTCTTCGGTGGCACGCATATACTGTTTTTATTAACCGATGAATTTTATGACATTAGTCCGTTTTGGAGTGGTGTAGTTGCTTTATCGCTTATCTTTGCTTCTTATGCATCGCAAACGTTACGCGCCGCTATTCAATCCGTTCCAAAAGGTCAACAGCAAGGCGCGCAAGCACTTGGTATGGGGCCGGTTCGTTGTTTCTTACGCATTACCTTGCCACAAGCATGGCGTTTAGCGTTGCCGGGTTTAGGAAATCAGTGGATGGTTTTATTAAAAGATACGGCGTTAGTGTCATTAATCGGTGTGACTGATTTGATGAAACAGGCGGATTTATTATCAGGTAGTACCTATAAACCTTTTACCTTTTTGGTTGCGGCTGCAACGATTTACCTGATTATTACCTTGATTAGCCAATGGCTGTTAAAGCACCTTGATAATTACATTAACCGTTTTGATGCCGGAGTCGCAAAATGACATTAGATCACTTCTGGCTATTATTTAACGGTCTAAGCACCACCCTTGAAATTACCTTCTTTAGTCTATTTTTTGGCTCTATCATTGCGGTCGGTTTAACGCTGGCGATGGTGAATAAGATCCCTGGGCTTAATTTGCTAGCGCGCGGTATTATCTTAATTTTTACTGGCACGCCATTACTCATCCAAATATTCTTGGTTTACAGTGGACCATCGCAGTTTGAAGTGATTAAAAATAGCTTCTTATGGGATTATTTAAGCCAAGCACAAATTTGTGCCATTATCGCGTTAGCATTTAATACTGCCGCTTATTCATCACTGTTATTTAAAGGCGCGATTGAATCTGTGCCGCGTGGTGAATGGGATGCGTGTAAAGCATTAGGGATGACTCGCGGACAAACGTTAGCGGTTATCGTGCCACATGCGTTACGTCGTGTATTACCGTCTTATTCTAATGAAGTTATTTTGGTGTTGAAAGGTACTTCATTGGCCAGCTCTATCACGATTATGGATGTGATGGGCTATGCCAATCAAATTAATGGTCAAACTTATGATGCATTAATGGCATTTTCAGCCGCGGGTATTATCTACTTAGGTATGAATGGTATCTTGGTGTTAATCTTTAAACAGTTAGAGAAAAAAGCCCTCGCGTTCCAGTCTTAATTGCTTTGTTGTTGACTCATTTATTTGCTGATTACAAGTTAGTATCGCAGTAGGTGAGTCAACATAGCCTAGTTACTACACGTTATTTCACCTGAAAGCTTATTCCTGCCAGATAGAAAGCTAACGCTTTAAAACGTCTATGTAATTCACTTATTTACCCTCGATACTCGTGTTGTTAATTGTTTTTTCGTCAATGTTGCAGTAAGGTAGCTGTGATTAAAGGAATTTGTGAATATTGTATTCAACAATAAACAATTAAGATAATGGAGACGTCTATGAAAGTCGCTGTATTAGGTGCTGCTGGTGGTATCGGTCAAGCTTTAGCCTTACTTTTGAAAACTCAACTACCTGCGGGTTCTGATCTGTCGCTATATGATATCGCGCCAGTTACACCGGGTGTTGCTGTTGATTTAAGCCACATCCCTACAGACGTTACTATTGCTGGTTTTGCTGGTATGGATCCAACGGATGCACTTGTTGGTGCTGACGTGGTACTTATCTCTGCGGGTGTTGCTCGTAAACCAGGTATGGACCGTTCAGATCTATTCAATATCAATGCTGGGATCATCAAAAATCTAGCGGGTAAATGTGCTGAAGTATGCCCAAATGCATGTATCGGTATTATTACTAACCCAGTAAATACAACTGTGCCAATCGCTGCAGAAGTACTTAAGCAAGCCGGTGTTTACGACAAACGTAAACTATTCGGTATTACAACGCTGGATGTTATCCGTTCTGAAACTTTCGTGAGCGAGCTTAAAGGCATTTCACTTGCTGACGTTGAAGTTCCAGTTATTGGTGGTCATTCAGGCGTAACAATTCTGCCGCTACTTTCTCAAGTTAAAGGCGTTGAATTTACAGCTGAAGAAATCGCAACACTTACACCACGCATTCAAAACGCGGGTACTGAAGTTGTTGAAGCGAAAGCCGGTGGCGGTTCTGCGACACTTTCTATGGGTCAAGCAGCTGCTCGTTTCGGTCTATCTCTTGTTCGCGCATTACAAGGTGAAGAAGGTATCGTTGAATGTACTTATGTTGACGGTGGCTCTGAGCACGCAACATTCTTCGCACAACCGGTATTATTAGGTAAAAACGGCGTTGAAGAAGTACTCGCATATGGCGAGCTAAGCGAGTTTGAAACCAACGCACGCGATGCGATGTTAGAAGAACTAAAAGCGAACATCACGTTAGGTGAAGAATTCGTTGCTGGTTAATCATTATTATTAACCGCTTAGGTTGATGGTGATTAAAATAGAAACCCAAGTTATCGTAACTTGGGTTTTTTTATTTAAGAAAATGCTATTTTGGTCGATATATTTATTAGTACAGTAATTACGATCGCCATACATCAGCTATGCTCACCTTATACAGCGCTTTAGGTTAATTGATATGCTTACAACACAGATAACGACATTGACAACAATTTATCGCCACGTAAAAGCGGTATTATGCGTGGTGATCGCGAGTGCATCGATGTCTGGTATTAATGTGATGGCGGCGGAATTAAGCCCATTGTTAGCAACACCTGTCGGAGAAAAAGAGCAACGTATTACTGACAGTGGAAAGTTGGCTGTGGCCGCAGAAGAGGCTGGTAAAACCAAATACAGTGATTTCCCCAGTGCGGTTGAGTTATATAGTGATGATGAACTCAATCAATTGATTGGCAAAAATACCCATCTCAAAAGGGTGCGAGCAGATCAATGTCAGTTAGTTGCAGATATTAAAGTACGTGCTGAATTAGTGAAATTACCTAGCTATCAATTTTTATGGGGTGACATGCTTGCTTGGGGGGTGTGCGTGGATAAAAATGCTGAGCTAGGTATTTATTTTATGCGCGCGGCCGCACGGCAAGGTCAGCCTCGGGCGTTAGAGCAACTGGGCCGTTATTATGTGCAGGGCAAATTTGTGCAACAAGATATTGAGCGTGCTTTACCTTTGTTTGAGCAATCCGCAAAACTTGGTTTTTTACCCGCTAAAATCCAATGGGCAGAGTTATTAGTGCGAGGTTATGGCAGTCCTTATGATTACCAAACGGCTTACAGTTACCTCTATAGCACCGTCACAGATGATGTAAATACACACCAAAAATTAGCGCTTTTATTAGCGCGACTAGAACATTTAATGCCTGAACACGTGGTGATTGCAGCGAAAAATGCGGTAAAATACCAATAGACAGCGCTCACTAAAATGCCATCAGAACTAACGAAATAGTCAATTGGAGTTAGTTTTGATTCGATTATTTCTCTATTTAACAGAATCCTTCCCGTATACCGACTTAGTTATGGTACAAAACTGTATCCCAACGTAGTTTGGGTATATAATCCGAACGATATTCCTACCAATTTGGACCTTCTATGAGTAAAGACCCTTTCCATACGCGCGAGCAGGAAAAATACAGCAACCCTATTCCTAGTCGAGAGTTTATTCTTGATTATCTTCGTAGCCTTGATAAAGCCATTAATCGTGAGCAAGTATTTGCTGGATTAAAATTAGCGGGTGATGAACACGAAGAAGCTTTACGTCGTCGTTTACGTGCGATGGAACGTGATGGACAGTTAATTTTTGCTCGTAACAGAACGTATGAGTTACCTGAGAACTTAGATTTATTGGAAGGCCTAGTATTAGGTCACCGTGATGGCTTTGGTTTTTTCCGTCCAGATGATGGTGGTAAAGATTTATTTATCTCTATCCGTCAAATGTCGACGTTATTCCATGGCGACCGTATTCTGGCACAGCCAGTAAAAGAAGAATTTAAAGGTCGTAAAGAAGCCCGTTTTGTACGTGTACTTGATGGCGAAGCTTTACAACTTGTTGGTCGTGTTTATTTAGATAAAGGCGTTGCCTTTGTTCGTCCAGACGACAGCCGTATTAAACAAGAAATACGCATCAGTGATGAAGAACGCCTTGGCGCTCGCGCTGGTCAAATGGTTGTGGTTGAAGTATTAAAGCGACCAACTTATAACTTACCTGCATTAGGTAAAGTGGTTGAAATACTCGGTGAGAACATGGCACCAGGTATGGAAATTCAGGTCGCGATCCGCACCCATGATATTCCGCACGTATGGCCAGAGCATATTATTGATGACATGAAAAAATTGTCACCAGAAGTGCCTGAAGATGCGAAATTAAATCGTGTTGATTTACGTGATTTACCTTTGCTAACGATTGATGGCGAAGATGCACGTGATTTCGATGACGCGGTATTCTGTGAACGTAAAAAAAGCGGTGGCTGGCGTTTATGGGTAGCGATTGCTGACGTAAGTTCATATGTGCAAACTAATTCAGATTTAGATCTGGAAGCGCAAGGTCGAGGTAACTCAGTTTACTTCCCAGAGCAAGTTGTACCTATGCTGCCAGAAGTATTATCAAATGGTTTATGTTCATTGAACCCACACGTAGATCGTCTATGTATGGTTTGTGAAATGACCATTTCTGACGCTGGTCGTTTATCGGGTTATAAGTTCTATGAAGCGGTGATGAATTCACATGCGCGTTTAACTTATACCAAAGTGGCTAACATTCTTGATGGCGACAAAGATTTACGTGAAGAATACCAAGCGGTAGTGCCACATCTGCACGAATTGCATGATATGTACAAAGTATTGAAAGTAGCACGTTCAGAACGTGGTGCGATTGAATTTGAAACACTAGAAACG from Moritella marina ATCC 15381 encodes the following:
- the rnr gene encoding ribonuclease R, with product MSKDPFHTREQEKYSNPIPSREFILDYLRSLDKAINREQVFAGLKLAGDEHEEALRRRLRAMERDGQLIFARNRTYELPENLDLLEGLVLGHRDGFGFFRPDDGGKDLFISIRQMSTLFHGDRILAQPVKEEFKGRKEARFVRVLDGEALQLVGRVYLDKGVAFVRPDDSRIKQEIRISDEERLGARAGQMVVVEVLKRPTYNLPALGKVVEILGENMAPGMEIQVAIRTHDIPHVWPEHIIDDMKKLSPEVPEDAKLNRVDLRDLPLLTIDGEDARDFDDAVFCERKKSGGWRLWVAIADVSSYVQTNSDLDLEAQGRGNSVYFPEQVVPMLPEVLSNGLCSLNPHVDRLCMVCEMTISDAGRLSGYKFYEAVMNSHARLTYTKVANILDGDKDLREEYQAVVPHLHELHDMYKVLKVARSERGAIEFETLETRFVFNEHRKIDKIVPVVRNDAHKLIEECMILANVASARFVSKHKAAALLRVHDTPGEEKLVNFRSFLSETGLELKGGLKPTPLDYADLISRIQDRPDKELIQTMLLRSMKQAVYQAENNGHFGLALTAYGHFTSPIRRYPDLVLHRAIKFEIANQAAVKAGTPLTKRWTSTGGYCYQVSDVETLGEHCSLTERRADDATRDVSDFLKCEYMQDHLGDTFEGVIAAVTGFGFFVRIKNLNIDGLVHVSSLRGDYYNFDGGRQTLRGEKSGVEYRIGDQVEVKVLAINMNDKKIDLELAGAVTHTRRSKRKPAEFSGKRKTEGDKAKPAKKTKLKLKTNSDVVASAADKARVAAKLKPQTGDAVEKGTSPVDAVKPKGKTKPAKKKVKAKVKSRPGRAERSKKKAQDSK